The following nucleotide sequence is from Terriglobia bacterium.
GGTGGAAGGAGAAGAGTTGCGAGTGCGCTTTGACCTGGAGGTACACGCGCAGGAGCAGGATGGAGAGCTTGAGACAGACTGGATCTATAACCGGGACCTGTTCGACCGCTGGCGCATACAGCAGATGGCCCACCACTACTTGACTGTGCTTGAGGCAGTTGCCAATGATCTGCAATTGGAGATTAGAAATATAGATTTGCTGGGCGCGAACGAGCGAACGCAAATACTCGGCGAATGGAACCAGACACGCAGAGATTATCCTCGCACTGCCTGCCTGCCGGAGTTGGTGGAAGAACGCGCGGAGCGCACTCCTGGGGCAATCGCGGTGACATGCGAAGGCAAGGAATTGAATTATCGGGAACTTAACCGTCGCGCCAATCAACTGGCTCGTTATTTGATTCAGCAGGGAATAGAACCGGAAGCGAGAGTTGGAATCTGCGTAGAGCGATCGGTTGAGATGGTAATTGGATTGTTGGGAATATTGAAGGCCGGAGGCGCTTACGTTCCGCTGGAGCCTGCTTATCCTGATGATCGCCTGAAGATGATCTTGAAAGATGCGGAAGTCCAGTTCCTGGCGATCGGGGAACATCTGGCAAAAAGATTTTCAGATCAATCTGTCTGCCGGATTGATATGGATAGAGATTGGGAGGCCATTGCGCAGCAGAGCCCTGAAAATCTCCTGTCACAGGCAAGGCCCGATAATGCAGCGTATGTAATCTACACATCCGGCTCTACCGGCAAGCCCAAGGGAGTAACGGTCACGCATCGCAACCTGCACAATCTGTTCAACGCAGTGGATGAAAATCTGCGCTTCAGCCAGGGCGACGTCTGGACGATGTTCCATTCTTACTCCTTCGATTTTTCGGCCTGGGAAATCTGGGGCGCTTTGATTTATGGCGGACGCCTGGTGATTGTTCCTTATCTCGTTGCCCGTACTCCTGAAGAGTTTTGCGAGTTGGTCTACAAGGAAGGCGTAACCATCCTGAGTCAGACCCCCTCTGCTTTTCAGCATTTCATCACGGCCAATGAGTTGGTTGGAGGCGGCAAGAAACTGAGCCTGAGGGCAGTGGTTTTCGGCGGCGAGATGCTTGACTTTCAGGGACTGCAAAGATGGTTCGCACGCTACGGCGACGACCGGCCGCAGATGATCAATATGTACGGCATTACCGAAACTACGGTCCATACCACCTATCACAGAGTGACACGCGAGAACCTTGCCGGACCTTCCGGCAGCCTGATTGGCGGGCCTCTGGCGAATATCCGGATTTATGTGCTGAATGAGCATTTGCAACCGGCACCGGTGGGAGTGTTGGGAGAACTCTATGTCGCCGGAGAAGGCGTGGCGCGAGGGTATTTGAATTTACCTCAGTTCACCGCGGCGCGTTTTGTTGCTGATCCCTTCGCAGGTCTGGGAACCCGAATGTATCGGTCAGGAGATCTGGCTCGCTGGACCAAAGATGGAAACCTGGAATTTTCCGGACGTGCCGACCAGCAAGTGAAGATACGCGGTTTCCGAATTGAACCGGGTGAAATTGAGGCGGCACTGCGGGAATTTCCAGAGGTGGCGCAGGCCGTGGTCATTGCACGCGAGGGCGCTAGCCATGAGAAGCAGTTGCTTGGCTACGTAGTGCCTTCACCTGGCGCCGTGATTGACCCTATAGCGCTGCGGCATGAATTGGCGCGGCGGATGCCCGACTACATGGTACCGTCGGTGATCATGCAAACGGTTAGCATACCGCTGACCACCAACGGGAAGCTGGATCGCCGGGCCTTGCCGACACCGGAGTTTCAACCGTCACAGCACGCACGCGCACCGCGTACCGCGCACGAAGAGACTCTCTGCTCCTTATTCAAAGAGGTGCTTGGCCTGGATCAGGTGGGGATTGATGACAACTTCTTCGAGATTGGCGGCCACTCCCTGCTGGCCATGCGGCTGGTGAGCCGCATTCGAACCATGCTCGGCAATGAATTATCTATTCGCAATCTGTTTGAAGCGCCTACGGTCGCGGGCCTGGCCGACCGGATTGCCAAACCGGTCTTGAGCGATCCTTACGAGATCATCCTGCCGATAAAAACATCGGGTAGCCGCTTGCCTCTTTTCTGCATACACCCGGCCCTTGGTCTCAGTTCCGGTTACAGCGCCCTGATACGGCATATTGATGCCGCGTGGCCCATCTATGGAGTGCAGGCGCGCGGGTTGAGCCATGCAGGTCATTTGCCGGGTTCCATCATGGAAATGGCAAGGGAATATCTGGCTCACATCCGGCGCGTGCAGCCGCATGGGCCGTATCATCTGCTGGGTTGGTCATTCGGCGGTTGCGTGGCGCAGGCCATCGCATCACTGGCACAGCAGGAGGGTGAAGAAACCGGCATGCTCGCACTGCTGGACGCTTTCCCTGCAGACCAATACGGACAAGCCGAGGAATCGCCCGAGGCCTATCTCCAGTCACTGATTGTCGCGAATCCGGAGATGGCAGGCATGATTGACAACGCGCATCGTCCACGCATCCTGGACATCGTCGGTAATAACGTGAAGCTTCATGGACGGCGTGAATCATTCTCGTATTCGGGCGATGCGACTTTGTTTGTCGCTGCCGCCGAGCATGATGAACAAATGCTGGCTGACTTGTGGCGCCCCTATATTAATGGAGACATCAAGACCTTTGCTGTTGCTTGCGGGCACCAGGAGATGTTGCAACCGGGGCCTGTTGCCCAGATCAGCCAACGACTGAACAAAGAATTGGAAATGCTTCTTCAAGAGAGAAGACTGGTGGAATCTGTTGCCCCGAAAGATGGCATAATGTTAGGCCTGCAGGGGTAACAGAATGTCTTGGTTGCAACTCAATGAGGTGCGGCACGGGTTTAGAATCCTCCGCAAATCGCCCGGCTGGGCAACCGTAATGGGTTCCACGCTGGCACTTGGGATCGGATTAGCCACGGTCATCTTCGGGTTGGCATATAGCCTGTTGCTGCGGTCACTACCGTATCCAGAGCATGACCGTCTGGTGGCGTTGTGGACGACCAGTTCGGCCTCGCACCTCGTCAGCATGGAGCGCTTTAATGTAGGCGGAGCGAACTGGACGGACTGGCGGGCGCAATCCAAGTCATTTGAAGATATTTCCCTTACTCGATTGGTCACCAACTTCAGTCTCACCGGAGATGGCCCGCCCGAACGCGTGCAGGGTGCGAAGACCTGGTGCAACCTGCTGCGAGTTCTCGATGTCCAGCCAATGCTCGGTCGCATGTTCACCGAAGAGGAAGACCGCGCAGAGGCGAAAGTGGCGGTGATCAGCTATGGATTCTGGACCCGGCATTTTGGACGCGACTCCGCCATCCTGGGACGAAAGATTCAGTTGAATGGAGTGCCATACGAAGTGATCGGCGTGATGCCGTCCAATTTCTGGTATCCAACCAGGGAGTTCGAATTGTGGGTTCCGCTTTATCTGCCGCAAGACGATCTGCAATCGCGTTGGGACTTCTACTATCGGTCGGTAGGGCGACTGAAGCCGGGCGTGAGTTTGCAACAGGCGCAAGATGAAATGTCCGGGATCATGCGCCGGCTGGGCCAGCAGTATTATGCCAGTAATGGCGCAACCAAACTTGGAGTCATCATAGACCCGCTGATGGACAGCACCGTGGGGCAATTCCGCAAGACAATTTACGTGCTGCTTGGCGCAGTGGGTTGTCTGTTGCTGATTGTCTGCATCAATCTGGGCGGGCTGCTGATTGTTCGCGCCAACGCCCGTGGCCATGAGTTTGCGATTCGTGCCGCCTTGGGAGCAAATGCAGACCGGTTGCGCAAGCAGACACTCGCCGAAGTGCTTCCGCTCAGCATCATCGGGTGTGTTGGCGGCGTGCTGCTGGCCTGGCTGCTGCTCAAGATTTTGATGCGGTATCTTCCTTTTGAAGTGCTGTCCCTGGGGCCAATCGGCTTGCATATACCGGTGCTGGCAGCTTCGCTGGTGCTCAGCGTGCTGGTGGTAATGGCAGCGGCAATGCTGCCGGCTCGCATGGCTTCGCGGCTGAACATCTCTACCATCATGCAGCAGGCGTCCCGCACTGTAGCGGGCGGCGGCACAATTCGAAATGCGCTGGTCATCGCGCAGATCGCCGTGACGCTGGTAGTTGTTTTTGCCGGTGGGTTGCTGGTGCGGAGTCTGGTTGCGGTGGTGCAGACAAATCCCGGATTTTCACCCCAGGGCGTGTTGACCATGCACATGGCAGTGTTGCGGGCGAAATATCCGACTGACGCGCAGGTTATTGATTATTACCGCCGGGTGATTGCGCGAGTGAAAAGTATTCCCGGTGTTGCCGAGGCCGCAGTTATTAATGTGCTGCCGCTCAGCGGGCTTCATGAAGATCGTCCGCTCAAGATCGAAGGACGGCCTGACGAAGGCCTGGTTGATGTGGATAGCCGTGCGATAACTCCCGGCTACTTTTCGGCGATGGGAATTC
It contains:
- a CDS encoding amino acid adenylation domain-containing protein, which translates into the protein VEGEELRVRFDLEVHAQEQDGELETDWIYNRDLFDRWRIQQMAHHYLTVLEAVANDLQLEIRNIDLLGANERTQILGEWNQTRRDYPRTACLPELVEERAERTPGAIAVTCEGKELNYRELNRRANQLARYLIQQGIEPEARVGICVERSVEMVIGLLGILKAGGAYVPLEPAYPDDRLKMILKDAEVQFLAIGEHLAKRFSDQSVCRIDMDRDWEAIAQQSPENLLSQARPDNAAYVIYTSGSTGKPKGVTVTHRNLHNLFNAVDENLRFSQGDVWTMFHSYSFDFSAWEIWGALIYGGRLVIVPYLVARTPEEFCELVYKEGVTILSQTPSAFQHFITANELVGGGKKLSLRAVVFGGEMLDFQGLQRWFARYGDDRPQMINMYGITETTVHTTYHRVTRENLAGPSGSLIGGPLANIRIYVLNEHLQPAPVGVLGELYVAGEGVARGYLNLPQFTAARFVADPFAGLGTRMYRSGDLARWTKDGNLEFSGRADQQVKIRGFRIEPGEIEAALREFPEVAQAVVIAREGASHEKQLLGYVVPSPGAVIDPIALRHELARRMPDYMVPSVIMQTVSIPLTTNGKLDRRALPTPEFQPSQHARAPRTAHEETLCSLFKEVLGLDQVGIDDNFFEIGGHSLLAMRLVSRIRTMLGNELSIRNLFEAPTVAGLADRIAKPVLSDPYEIILPIKTSGSRLPLFCIHPALGLSSGYSALIRHIDAAWPIYGVQARGLSHAGHLPGSIMEMAREYLAHIRRVQPHGPYHLLGWSFGGCVAQAIASLAQQEGEETGMLALLDAFPADQYGQAEESPEAYLQSLIVANPEMAGMIDNAHRPRILDIVGNNVKLHGRRESFSYSGDATLFVAAAEHDEQMLADLWRPYINGDIKTFAVACGHQEMLQPGPVAQISQRLNKELEMLLQERRLVESVAPKDGIMLGLQG
- a CDS encoding ABC transporter permease; amino-acid sequence: MSWLQLNEVRHGFRILRKSPGWATVMGSTLALGIGLATVIFGLAYSLLLRSLPYPEHDRLVALWTTSSASHLVSMERFNVGGANWTDWRAQSKSFEDISLTRLVTNFSLTGDGPPERVQGAKTWCNLLRVLDVQPMLGRMFTEEEDRAEAKVAVISYGFWTRHFGRDSAILGRKIQLNGVPYEVIGVMPSNFWYPTREFELWVPLYLPQDDLQSRWDFYYRSVGRLKPGVSLQQAQDEMSGIMRRLGQQYYASNGATKLGVIIDPLMDSTVGQFRKTIYVLLGAVGCLLLIVCINLGGLLIVRANARGHEFAIRAALGANADRLRKQTLAEVLPLSIIGCVGGVLLAWLLLKILMRYLPFEVLSLGPIGLHIPVLAASLVLSVLVVMAAAMLPARMASRLNISTIMQQASRTVAGGGTIRNALVIAQIAVTLVVVFAGGLLVRSLVAVVQTNPGFSPQGVLTMHMAVLRAKYPTDAQVIDYYRRVIARVKSIPGVAEAAVINVLPLSGLHEDRPLKIEGRPDEGLVDVDSRAITPGYFSAMGIPVIRGRDFSEQDTKNSPPVGIIDEQLARKIWSTQDPLGKRFQAAVGVTEYSPWIQIIGVVGHTRNETLETDPRPQMYWPQAQQTQDRAALVVRTSQSPESLAHSVVEQIHRENPEQSVYDVRSMEDWRDRSLQSRNLLTGLVVLFAGAALLLACIGLYGVVSYAAGLRLREFAVRIAIGAQPSEVRRLVLSHAIKLWIIGAALGLIVAWPAGRALQSLLYGVGSTDLTAVSVAPFLLLVTALLAGIGPARRVGRVDPAVTLRGE